The Heyndrickxia vini genome contains a region encoding:
- a CDS encoding transglycosylase domain-containing protein: MTEKYQTREERRKQQETGKNKQNKKKKKKSIFKKIILTIVIIGIIGFLAGAGTFAYYASKAPKLDKKMLKDPIASEIYGMNNKLIETVGSVNRDYIAYDKIPDRMKDAILATEDIRFFKHHGIDPIRLGGAVLANFKRGFGSEGASTITQQVVKMSFLTEKKTLERKAQEAWLSLQLERQYTKEEIFEMYVNKIYMSDGVHGISTAAKYYYNKSLDKLTLPQMALIAGIQQSPNNYNPFNHPDLAEKRKNVVLGLMYQHKKITKQEMEEAKKISVTKGLVKKKDRKKPAQNKYDAFVDVVIDEVEAMGYNIFSDGLKIYTTIDPDAQEYTEKVLNSNDIVQYPDDKFRAGITLLDTKTGEIRAIGGARNPKVARGMNYATDIERSPGSTIKPILDYGPVIEHKQWSTYHQIKDEPYKYFDGTPINNWDFGYQGQISIRKALYNSRNIPALKALQEAGLDNAKAFAKNLGIKFKEMHEAYSIGGGVGVSPVQMAGAYAAFGNNGIYTKPHTVRKIVLHDGDTVIKTSPEPKIAMKDYTAYMITDMLKDVLTIGTGRAANVPGLHAAGKTGTTNFPADEVQKYSIPKGASQDAWFVGYTTNYTAAVWTGYDSKYDENNKFKYYLTSSEQKISQLIFKNLMSHVSQGKDTPDFEMPQSVVKLPVEAGTNPAQKPSPYTPSGNIAYELFVRGHEEPSQVSQKYDQLEAPTGLKGTYNQASNEIVINWYHPKLKEGVSFEISASFNDEAKQSLGSTKDTTLSISNPNLGGTYRIEVTAVLGNQRSKPASITIKLGESKDKEDKDKGKDKDKDKNGNDNGNNNGNGKDNGNDNGNDNGNGSGNDNGNGNGNDNGNGNGNDNGNGNGNDNGSGNDNGNDDGGGNDNGDSGEQTTPGHSDDGSNH, encoded by the coding sequence ATGACAGAAAAATATCAAACGCGTGAAGAGCGTAGGAAACAGCAAGAAACCGGAAAAAATAAACAAAATAAAAAAAAGAAAAAAAAGTCAATTTTCAAGAAAATCATTTTGACAATTGTTATTATCGGAATCATTGGTTTCTTAGCTGGTGCTGGAACGTTCGCCTATTATGCAAGTAAAGCACCTAAGTTAGATAAAAAAATGCTAAAAGATCCAATCGCATCAGAAATATATGGAATGAACAATAAATTAATCGAAACTGTCGGTTCAGTTAATCGCGATTATATCGCCTATGATAAAATACCTGATCGGATGAAAGATGCTATCTTAGCTACTGAAGATATTCGCTTCTTCAAACATCATGGGATTGATCCGATACGATTGGGTGGTGCCGTGTTAGCAAACTTTAAACGTGGATTTGGATCTGAGGGTGCAAGTACAATCACCCAACAAGTAGTGAAGATGTCCTTTCTAACTGAGAAAAAGACGTTGGAGCGTAAAGCGCAAGAAGCATGGTTATCTTTACAATTAGAAAGACAGTATACAAAAGAAGAAATCTTTGAAATGTATGTTAATAAAATTTATATGTCAGATGGAGTTCATGGAATTTCAACAGCGGCCAAATATTATTATAATAAAAGTCTTGATAAATTAACTTTGCCACAAATGGCACTTATAGCTGGAATACAGCAAAGTCCAAATAATTATAATCCCTTTAATCACCCTGATCTTGCAGAAAAACGCAAAAATGTTGTACTAGGCTTAATGTATCAACATAAAAAAATTACAAAGCAAGAAATGGAAGAGGCAAAAAAAATATCCGTTACTAAAGGTCTTGTAAAGAAAAAGGATAGAAAAAAACCAGCTCAAAATAAATATGATGCATTTGTTGATGTAGTAATCGATGAAGTAGAAGCAATGGGCTATAATATTTTCTCTGATGGTTTAAAAATTTATACAACTATTGATCCAGATGCACAAGAGTATACGGAAAAAGTCTTAAATTCAAATGATATTGTTCAGTATCCTGATGATAAATTCCGAGCCGGAATTACATTATTAGATACAAAAACGGGCGAAATTCGTGCGATCGGCGGTGCAAGAAATCCGAAAGTAGCACGCGGCATGAACTATGCAACAGATATTGAGCGCTCACCTGGATCAACAATTAAACCAATACTTGATTATGGTCCGGTAATTGAACATAAACAATGGTCTACTTATCATCAAATTAAAGATGAACCGTATAAATATTTTGATGGAACACCTATTAACAACTGGGATTTCGGATATCAAGGACAAATTTCTATTCGAAAAGCGTTATATAATTCCAGAAACATTCCTGCCTTAAAAGCTTTACAAGAGGCGGGTCTAGACAATGCAAAAGCATTCGCCAAAAATCTTGGAATAAAATTCAAGGAAATGCATGAAGCCTATTCAATAGGTGGCGGTGTTGGTGTCTCACCAGTTCAAATGGCAGGAGCTTATGCGGCATTTGGTAATAATGGGATATATACAAAACCGCATACTGTTAGAAAAATTGTTCTTCATGACGGTGATACAGTAATTAAAACAAGTCCTGAACCAAAGATCGCAATGAAAGACTATACTGCCTATATGATTACCGATATGCTTAAAGACGTGTTAACAATTGGTACAGGTAGGGCAGCGAATGTACCAGGCTTACATGCAGCGGGTAAAACAGGAACAACTAACTTCCCTGCTGATGAGGTACAAAAATACAGTATACCTAAGGGAGCAAGCCAAGATGCCTGGTTTGTCGGTTATACAACAAATTACACCGCAGCAGTTTGGACGGGATACGATAGCAAATATGATGAGAATAACAAATTTAAGTACTATTTAACATCTAGTGAACAAAAAATATCACAGCTAATATTTAAAAATTTAATGTCACATGTATCTCAAGGTAAAGATACACCTGACTTTGAAATGCCGCAAAGTGTTGTTAAATTACCAGTAGAGGCGGGAACAAATCCTGCTCAAAAACCAAGTCCATATACACCTAGTGGCAATATTGCGTATGAATTATTTGTACGAGGACATGAAGAACCGTCACAGGTTTCACAAAAATATGATCAATTAGAAGCACCAACTGGACTTAAAGGAACATACAACCAAGCTTCAAATGAAATTGTCATTAATTGGTATCACCCAAAATTAAAAGAAGGTGTTTCCTTTGAAATATCAGCATCATTTAATGATGAGGCAAAACAATCGTTAGGAAGTACGAAAGACACAACATTATCCATTTCAAATCCAAACTTAGGCGGCACATACCGAATTGAAGTAACAGCTGTACTAGGCAATCAAAGAAGTAAACCTGCGAGCATAACGATCAAATTAGGCGAGTCTAAAGATAAAGAAGATAAGGACAAAGGAAAAGATAAGGATAAAGATAAGAACGGCAATGATAATGGAAATAATAACGGCAATGGCAAAGACAATGGTAACGATAATGGCAATGACAACGGGAATGGTAGTGGTAATGACAACGGCAACGGGAATGGCAATGACAACGGGAATGGTAATGGTAATGACAACGGGAATGGCAATGGTAACGATAATGGAAGCGGGAATGACAACGGGAATGACGACGGTGGAGGAAATGATAATGGAGATAGTGGTGAACAAACTACGCCGGGTCATTCCGATGATGGCTCAAATCATTAA
- the recU gene encoding Holliday junction resolvase RecU: MELRYPNGKKYILDKKDKNPRKTSNSISYSNRGMTLEEDLNITNQYYLQNDLAVIHKKPTPVQIVHVDYKSRSTAVIKEAYFKQPSTTDYNGVFQGKYIDFEAKETNNTTSFPLQNFHEHQIDHMKKVVQQNGISFVILRFAKSEEIFLLESQFLFNFWSRMASGGRKSIKKEEIIQYGHLIPIGLYPRIDYLQVIKKIIKNG, from the coding sequence GTGGAATTAAGATACCCTAATGGGAAAAAGTACATTCTCGACAAAAAGGACAAAAATCCACGAAAAACATCGAATAGTATTTCATACAGTAATAGAGGAATGACGTTAGAAGAAGACTTAAATATAACAAACCAATATTATTTACAAAATGATTTGGCTGTCATTCATAAGAAGCCCACCCCTGTACAAATTGTTCATGTTGATTATAAGTCTAGAAGTACTGCTGTCATTAAAGAGGCTTATTTTAAACAACCATCAACAACTGATTATAACGGTGTGTTTCAAGGAAAATATATTGATTTTGAAGCAAAGGAAACGAATAATACCACATCCTTTCCATTACAAAATTTCCATGAACATCAAATTGATCATATGAAAAAAGTTGTTCAACAAAATGGTATTTCCTTTGTTATTCTTCGATTTGCTAAATCGGAAGAGATTTTTTTATTAGAGAGTCAATTTTTATTTAACTTTTGGAGTAGGATGGCTTCAGGAGGAAGAAAATCGATAAAAAAAGAAGAAATTATACAATATGGACATCTTATACCTATAGGGCTTTATCCCAGAATTGATTATTTACAAGTTATTAAAAAAATCATTAAAAATGGTTAA
- a CDS encoding YppE family protein: MVEDRLIELTKHLITLNEAAFHSYNSVRETGVQGDFFSEVKPFADEVKQMCDEWLPLATEWIKLVQPKHLHSIQLKNTSENLQMVSVKAFYPDASLKKFKEHVRSVDYVLNRLLDELMKD; the protein is encoded by the coding sequence ATGGTTGAAGATCGGCTAATTGAATTAACCAAACACTTAATTACATTAAATGAAGCTGCTTTTCATTCATACAACTCAGTTAGGGAAACAGGGGTACAAGGAGATTTTTTTTCAGAAGTAAAACCATTTGCTGATGAAGTTAAACAAATGTGTGACGAATGGTTACCTCTTGCAACCGAATGGATAAAGCTCGTTCAACCGAAACATCTTCATTCCATACAATTAAAAAATACGAGCGAAAATTTACAAATGGTATCAGTAAAAGCATTTTATCCGGATGCCAGTTTAAAAAAGTTTAAAGAACATGTTCGATCCGTTGATTATGTGTTAAATCGATTACTAGATGAATTGATGAAGGATTAA
- a CDS encoding YppG family protein: MKGNHSNSVNPMLIRNFQPQTHQYSVPFQPYVQGYQPANNYYFHPYGNPQPAQLQQQGPFGSNAYFHQQGNGYSNDGQQTHIFQNPLQSAEEYQNLKSQNMQNHFLNPYPPQAGTNVKPQQGGVNSLMNSFKSQDGSLDFNKMVNTAGQMMNAVNQVSTMVKGLGGLFK, encoded by the coding sequence ATGAAGGGAAACCATTCAAATAGTGTAAATCCAATGTTGATACGAAATTTCCAACCTCAAACTCATCAATATTCTGTTCCATTTCAACCATATGTTCAAGGATATCAACCAGCGAATAATTATTATTTTCATCCATATGGAAATCCTCAGCCAGCTCAACTACAGCAACAAGGGCCATTTGGGTCTAACGCTTATTTTCATCAGCAAGGAAATGGATATTCCAACGATGGACAACAAACACATATCTTTCAAAATCCACTACAGTCCGCAGAAGAATATCAAAACCTTAAATCACAAAATATGCAAAATCACTTTCTAAATCCGTATCCACCACAAGCAGGAACGAATGTAAAGCCTCAACAAGGAGGCGTAAATTCGCTAATGAATTCATTTAAATCACAGGATGGGTCACTAGATTTTAATAAAATGGTAAATACTGCCGGCCAGATGATGAATGCCGTCAACCAGGTTTCAACGATGGTTAAAGGGCTAGGAGGTCTCTTTAAGTAA
- a CDS encoding Hsp20/alpha crystallin family protein has translation MSNKLPEEPKKNLFQEPFQDFFRSINELFQERPVKGVLQSIDDFFTSPFPLGGFPVELSDSGENYLITAKLSGIKKDQIDIDILEKYITITVEHKEKISKEDDSQKSIYKKNTVQRSSRTIPLPGPIIEEKINANYEDGLLTITIPKEKGKRLRIE, from the coding sequence ATGTCTAATAAATTACCGGAAGAACCAAAGAAAAACTTATTCCAAGAACCATTTCAAGATTTTTTTCGATCAATCAATGAGCTTTTTCAGGAACGGCCAGTAAAGGGAGTTCTTCAAAGTATCGATGACTTTTTCACATCACCTTTTCCATTAGGCGGTTTTCCCGTAGAATTAAGTGACTCTGGTGAAAATTACCTAATAACAGCTAAACTATCCGGCATAAAAAAAGATCAGATAGATATAGATATTTTAGAAAAATATATAACAATTACGGTTGAACATAAAGAAAAAATTTCAAAAGAGGATGATTCACAAAAATCAATCTATAAAAAAAACACGGTCCAACGATCTTCGAGAACAATTCCTCTACCAGGTCCTATAATTGAGGAAAAAATTAATGCAAATTATGAAGATGGACTACTAACGATCACCATTCCTAAAGAAAAAGGAAAACGTTTAAGAATTGAATAA